The genomic region GAATCTGCTGCATATCGTGATGAATATGCTTGGCATCCTGATGTTCGGTGCGCCGCTGGAAGCGCACTGGGGAAGCCGTCGTTTCCTGGCGTTCTACACGTTCTGCACGCTCGGCGCCGGGCTGTGCCAGCTTCTGGTGGCCACGCTGATGCTGTCCCAGACCGGATGGACCTACACCACGCTGGGCGCGTCCGGCGGTGTGTTCGGCCTGCTGGCGGGTTACGGCATGCTGTTCCCCAACCATCATATCGGCCTGTTGTTCCTGCCGGTGATGATCAAGGCGCGGACTCTGGTGATCGTTTTCGCGATCGCGCAACTCGCGCTGGCCTTCAGCGGATTGAACACTGGCGAGGCCCACTTCGCGCATCTCGGCGGAATGCTGTTCGGGT from Lysobacter sp. harbors:
- a CDS encoding rhomboid family intramembrane serine protease produces the protein MFSRLPAATKALLIVNIVIYVLQLLLPDWIFAPLRLWPVAIDGDPFSPTTSFMPWQLITHAFMHGNLLHIVMNMLGILMFGAPLEAHWGSRRFLAFYTFCTLGAGLCQLLVATLMLSQTGWTYTTLGASGGVFGLLAGYGMLFPNHHIGLLFLPVMIKARTLVIVFAIAQLALAFSGLNTGEAHFAHLGGMLFGWLLIRHWRRPRPPQAPPPRRRPSHLRVVK